Genomic segment of Canis lupus dingo isolate Sandy chromosome 9, ASM325472v2, whole genome shotgun sequence:
TCTGTTCGCTCAGAGCAAGAGCAACCTTCCTCAGATGTGGCACTCTGCAAACGAATCCATTACATGAGGCCCGTTAACTCCTGCCTCTCTGCCATGACCATGGTCTAGGACAGATGTCGGTCCTTCAAGGCCTTGCTGGGCTCCTCCTAAAGGCTTTCTCTGACCATGAACTCAGCCCATTCCACACGTTCCTCTCCTTTGCTTTCCCTTAACGCAATATTAACTGTTTGCTTTTGGTCTGCAGCTGTTTTACCTACAGCTTATCACTGCAATTAGATTGAGACTAATGGTAGAGGAACCTGTGCTTTCCATCGAAGGCCAAAGCGTGGCCCGGATGGGACAATTCTAAGCAGGCAAGAAAGGtctggaaagaaagggaggaagggaaaaacagATGTTGATCAAGCCCTTTCCACTCTGCGTGCACATTGCCCTAAGCTCCCCGCATCTTCATGCAGACATTACGGCGTAATTACCATAGCATTCCCATTTTagaggtgaagaaactgaagcccagagaggtggagCGGCCTGTCTTGACTCATGCAGAGCTAAGTTCAGTGGGGCCTGCATCTCACTACTGAGAGTGAGCCTGCCCTCTTAATCATCCTGTAGAGACCAAATGGAGACTGGCCCTGGAACTCTAAGTTTACACCGAAGTAGACTGTATACAGCAGTCAGGACTGGCTATAATGCTGTTTTTTCCTGCCTCCTGATGATGGCACGTTCTTCAGTCTGCCAAGCAGTGCCATTCCCATCTCTTTTGATCATCATGAAGAAGCTAAACCACCTCATCTTTCCTCCCAAGTTCAGAGCCATTTTTCATGCATCTACCCTCAATCCCCGCAGATGACACGCTTCTCACAGGTAGGAGCCATGGCTTTGTATTTTTCCACAAGCTTTACTCTTGGCACCCTCCATGGTGTTCTGCACACGGCTAATGGTCAGTGGGGCAAAGACTCTAATGTTTGAATGAATCAACGAGCAGCTCTGACAGGCATTTGCAGAATGccttttatatacaaatttttctTAACCTCCCACCCGAAAGAGTATATATAGCTCATGGGGAAAAATGTATTATAGTTGCAGCTCACAGAATGACCAGCAAGTACTTCATTTGGCAAGTCAATTTTCTCTAGGGACACTGTCTACACAGTCCCACACCAAGCtggtaagaaacaaaataattctgaGTGATCGTCCCAGGCCTAAAACAGGCCTGAATACCCAGTGCTGTATCAGACGCCCACACACCTTTTAGTGGGTTGGACAGTTCATTGCGCCTTTTGAAGAGCAGCTATGAAAATCTGAAacttataattaattaattaaaattttttaaaaattaaaaaattttaaaaatttaaaaatttaaaaaaattaaaaagaaaaagaaaatctgaaactgCAAGAAAGACAGCTATCCTTACCATTAGACCACCAACATGTCCTCGTTACACTTTTGATTTGTTAATCATTGCTACGTGACTGCTTACCCTAGAGAAGCAAAAACTATGCAGGCACATTCAGGGAAATTTATTGCCAGTGTAGACACAGCAAAGAGActtaaatatctgtgaaatgtgGACTGGTCTGAATTCTGATGGCAGACTTTGAAAGCTAAGATCTTGTTAGAAAATGAACCTCtcgggacacgtgggtggctcagcggttgggcgcctgccttcggctcaggttgtgatcctgggatctgggatggagtcccacatcgggttccctgcagggagcctacttctccctctgcctgtgtctctgcctctctctctcagtctgtgtctctcatgaataaataaataaatcttaaaaaaaaaaaaaaaaaaacctctctgtaaaacaaaacaaaacataacaaaaaggcCTCCAAGTCCAGCTCACttgatgaaaatatattacaCAGGACATGAGAAAGGCCAGTGTGCTCTATAGCCATGTGCAGGAAATGAGCCCATGGAGACCCGAGGGCAGGGGCAAGGGTATCCCAAAAATCCAACATGTGAACCAACAGGCCACTTTTGAACAGGCTCAAGTTAAGCAATCTGTCCAAAACAAAGTATCTGTTAACAAATTCCTTCAAATGGCTGCTCAGATTAGGggcaaaaacattttaatgcatCTGACGCTGgaaccacacacagacacagcacAATGGTGACCGCCCGAAGGCAGCTTTGAAATGCTGCCCTCTTGACAAATGGTCTCCATTCTAATCATCTGTCTCTATCTGATCAGAAAAACGTTTCTACCACGTGAACTTCCACCTCTCCGTCAAACCAGGTCATTTTTACCTCTGCCCATTCCCTCAATTCAACTGCTTTCTTTTCAGGTTtctgtattagaaaaaaagagatttcccTTCTAGGTCTAGTGGCTGTGGCAATGCACAAAGTCCACCGTCATTTCCAGTTAGTCTCCTCTTGCTCAGTTGGCTTCAGATACCCCCCAAAAAGGATGAAGCTCCAAGACCCCAGCCGCAGCTCCAGTGAGCCGCCCAGTACCTGCAGATCCCCACCCCAGGAGCCTGGCTTACGTTAGTGGTGAAAGTGCGAGACAGGAGCGCCTCTCGCTGTCTCTCCTGCTGTTCCCTCGCGTATCGCCGATGCTGGAAGTTACTGAGAGCAGTCTGCAGATGCTGGACATCATACTTTAACTGGTCAACACGACTGGAATTAATGGAGAGAGAGATTACATTCCGGAAACTCAGGCAGCACACTTAGAGTAGCCAGGCTTTGCATTCAAGATGTTTCCTTACTTCTCCCTACATCACTGTGTGTTATCCCCGCTAAAATCATCTGATTTTGATCAAGGATATTGAAACTAAAAGCAGCAGCCTGTGGTCAAAGCAAGGTTGTAGCACACAAGATTCCAACAGCTTTACTTAAGCATCTGCTGGTCTCTGATTCTGGATGCATGACAGGGAACAGGTGACAGGAAGCAGGCTCAAAGACCTCTCCCTGACCTTCTATGGATTAGATCGCTTTCCAAGAAGCCCAAGGGCATCTTTTGAGTAAAGCATCAACAAAGTTTCATAAAACTTtagggagcaggggctggggtggaggtggtgaggggagtttcattttaattttatggagGAATATCAAACATTAGATCGGTAATTCATTATAAACTGAAGTGAttaagggcaagatttcatttcaaCCCAAGAATGCAGCGGGAACCAAAGGGTAGGGCAAATCTCCCTGGCAGCAGCAGGATTCAAGTGAGCAATCTGGTCAGAAAGTACTTGGAGGCAAAATTTTAGAATGACCCAATATAAAGAGATACGAAGCTTCTGAGCCGCCACCTCACAGGCTTTTTATGTTGAGGAAGCATGCCTGAAGTGGAAATTGTGCCCTTTAGGGACTTTGCCAGCTTTATCTTTACAGAGTCTCAGTTTTTCAATGTGTAAATGGATTTTCAGAATATTCGATAGCCTCCCCTGGGCTAGCTCTGATGGGCTGGGGGTGTCAGAGCACTCACAGTTTGGCATTCTGTCTTTTGTTAGGGGGCTCCTTGCTGGACAAAATCTCCAGACGCTCTAGATGGTTGAATATCTGGTCTATGCTTGCTTGGATTTCGTTTTCTACTActgcacaaaagagaaaaaagaataattgctGGAAAAGAGACAGTGAACTTAAATTAGAATGATACATTAAACATATCTTTTTTCCATATCcaataaattcaaagaaacacatttgaaaagggagaaaaatgcaAGTACCACTGAATAACAGGAAAAAATTCAAGTTACACTAAGTGACTCTGTAAACGTTGTtctaaatacatacacacacaacacacacacatatatgtagcTGTTAAAGCCATAACaatgccaattttttaaaaagttagataaaTCTGTAGAAATAAATTTCCTGcctttagaaatgaaatattttaagcaaaatgcAGTATCTTCTGAAACAGAACTAGGTCTCTTTTCCTTTGAGATTATTCTCAGATACAAGTTATAAATATCTAGTATAAAGGCTGCCAATTGAATTCCCTACAGTAatgaggttaaaagaaaaaaaaaaaaagcacaaaggggAAGATTAGTGTGTGAAACACAGAGAAACGCTCCCTTAAGGCTTTCCATAAGAATGGGCAAACTGACGTTGCAATCCCCAAAATAGACCAAATATCACTAGGAAAGGCCCAGGAAAGAATCCTCAGAGGTAAAGATATGATAAATACACTCATTTTCCTTATCCCTTTTGATAAACAGTCGAAATGacctcttttccatttctaatcGTGTGACAATGAGAACGCTGGGAAGGCAAACAGAGCCCATGGACACTAACTGTGCACAAAAAAAAGGGCACCCAGACTGCTTCTTGCTGAGTAAAGTCATGACAGCAGACAGTGATGTCACCATCCTGGGCCAACCTACAGCTAACAAACACAGTTTAGATTAGATCAAGGTAGGCACAGAACCCAGAAAAGAGACACCTCTGAAGCTGCAGAAAGAAGGTACTAGTGGACCAAATACGGTGCGCTCACAGCCAGGTAGGGAGGTGAGGGGGTGGCCTCCACAGTGTGTGGGTAACCAGCGGTGCCCCTATGACCAGCTCTGGGACAGGACCTTTCCTTGTAACAGAGAagaaactacaaaacaaaaagcagtgcTCTTCTCCAAAGAAACCATGGTGTGGGAACTAAACCAATTAATATTGCTATTCGTTTCTGAATAATCCTCCTAAAGAGCCACAGTTCTCAGCTCAGAAGAAATGACCAATTCCAGTTAAATATCCCTGAAGTGGTATGGAGTACATTCCTCTAAGGGCTTGGTAATTAGATTAAGACAGATGGAGGAGAAGAACGTCCATTCCCATAGGGCCATGTCAGGTTGAGTGGAGGGGTAATGGGGGATAAGACTTGTGGGATTCCACAGGGTGCAATCAGGGAAGTCAGGGACTTTGCCAGAGGGTTTTTCTGTCCACCCCAACAACAGAACTCATTCTGCGCTGAATCATTAAGCCCCTGAGGCAGAAATGCGGTCAGGAAACCCAGCCCATTAGCATCGTGTCATCAGAGAAAGGACTCTGGTCTCCATAGTTAATTACTCACAGTGCAGAGACTGCTTGTCTGCCGTCTCCAGGCGTGCCATGTGAGACTGGATCTCATGGACCTGCCtatcaaaggaagagagaggaaatgagtgagACAGGAGTAATCAACAGTGCTTCGGTCAGGAAAGACACGTTTTCTGATGCCAACATGTAACTGATTTAAATTGACAGCATCACTGAACTGTAAAATTTGTAAGTGGCACTTTAGGCCACATGTTTTGGCATGATTTCTAACATTTTAACATGAACATGAATAATAATACCGACAGGCAGCATTTGTTGAGCCCTTGCCACATATCAGACATCCTGCAAAGTCAATAACCCCATGAGGAAAGTACCATTATCATCTTCGTTTTATAAATAAGACGACTGTAGCGCAGAAAGGTTATGAagcttgttcaaggtcacacagcaagtgatAAACCCCAATCTGGACCCAGCCAATCCCACTCTCTGTTCTTTGACCCAATGTGCCGAGCGCTGGTCTGTACTAGGGAGGGCCAAAGGGCAGGACAGATATAATCCTTGTCCTTGAGAAACAATGTAATTAGGAATGACAGGCCAGAGAGACATGAGAAGTCCCAAGAAGATTTGAGGGAGCACTAATACATATAAgtctaaacaaaaagaaagctgaggaacTGTGCCTGGTGGTGCCAAGCAAAGGCAAGCACACAGGAGAGTAAGCTGGAGGGAACAGGTGGGGTGAAGGCAGTTCTGAAGATCATTTTGAAGACATGATCTACTGagggaagagatgaagaaaatggtaCCCAAAGAGGCATTGTCAGGTGGATTACGATCAGGCTCGCCGGCCTGGAAGAGATTTGGGGTCAGAGGGGAGAAGGGATGAGGCTATCAGTTGGAGATGATCAGAGAAGGTCCTGAAAGATAGAGATCTCCTGTTTGGTAAACATCTTTCCCCAGCAATACCAGGTGATTGCTATCTCTTTTGGAAATGCAACACTGTACCCTGGACCTCTGGCACAATCCCAGACATCAGGCCCTGGAGCACTCTCCAGAGGCTCCCCTGGGCTTGGCCAAGGTCACCCTCGGAGCCCTTCCTGGCAGGCCTGTGTGATCAGTACTGAATACTGCCTCTGTTGCCCCCAACAACTGCCTCCTAGTGTGTCTGGTCTTTCCATATTAGAGGCACATGGGAGGAGTCTGCTGAGCTCTTCTATCACCTCCAACCCTTGAAAGATTAGCAGCCATCCTCCACCATGAGCACCAACTGTGAACCCAAATTTACTAATGCAAGCCAGGAGTCCAAAGTTGGTTTCAACTTCCTCTCGTCTTTTCCCAGGGCTTTCCTGAAACCTCTAAATATGACCCATGGCACCAGAAGCAAGGCCAGCTCTCTAATGACCCTGAGTGCACCTGGGTGAGACGCATGGCCCTGAGAGGAAACTAGAAATCACTACTAGAGATGGAGAGACCAGACTGCTACTCCAGTCAGGTAAGTCCTGAGAGTTTAGAATGAGGGCACATGAGATTTGGAAGCAGATACAGGAATGCAGCTTGACTTAAGCAACATCTGGATCAGGGTTACCATAGGAACGGCAGTAGAGGACCGCATGGCAACGCTGATGGAAAGGAGAATTAGGATTTCACAGAAGGCCTGAACATAGGCAGTGAGGCAAATTTTCAGTGGTAGCTTCATAGAGCAAATCTGAAAATTAGCAGCGTCACTGACAGGAATGGAACATAATACaaaaaggggtgggggcagagagtaTCCAAGACAACTCTGAATTTCAAAGTATGAGAGAGATGACCTGTCCCACCTGCTATTAAcacttattacaaagctataataacagggggatctgggtggctcagtagttgagtgtctgccttctgctcagatcgtgatcccagggtcctgggatcaagtcctgcatcaggctccccacaaggagtctgcttctccctctgcctatgtctctgacagtctctctgtgtctctcatgaataaataaatattaaaaataaaaacaacccaccaaagccataataataaaaacaatatggtAGCAGTACAGAGACAGACAGAcgaaccctaaccccaaccctgaCCAAGAAGCAAAGAATAGAGGCTAGCTAGAAAGAGCTCTCCATGTTTGGGAACTCAATGACATaaatgagtggaaaaaagaaGGTACTAGAGTCAATGCCAAAGGCTCATTTTGTTACCCATATAGCAGACAATATCTCacataatacacaaaaataaactccagatgGTTTAAAGCCCAAATGGAAAAAGCAAGGCTTTAAAACTTTCTGaagaaactgatgaatcactgaactctacctctgaaactaataatatactacatgctgattaactgaatttaaattaaaaaaactttctgaagaaaatataaaagtgcaTATTATGACCTCAGGTTAAAGAACTTcttaagacaaaaaacaaaactatcccCAAACCTCACACACCACAAGGCTGGTAAATTTGAGTAcgtgaaaacaaaaaatttttctgCAGCAAAGGtgccataaaaacaaataaataataaaaggcagaGACTGGAAAATACCTGGAACAAGTAAGAAAGGACTCCTGTCTAGAACATATAAGAGGAATGCTACAAGTCAACAGGAAAAGTCAAACAGAGAACTTCTGTAAAATGCGCAAAAGGCAACTGACagtaaagaaaacccaaacagtCAATATAAAGAGATACTTCCCTTGACCAGCAATCAGGAGAAggcaaattcaaaataatgagaCATCACATCTCATTGGATTGACAAGTATTTTAAGCTTTAAGGATGAGGGCTTCATGGCAGGCTAAATGAGGTACCCAAAGGATCCTAGGGGAGATTTCCAGCATTCTACCACAGGGCTGCCTTTGGCTTTATgttttgtccaatttttttttaaagccaacatATGAAATTTGCACATGATTCTGTGCTATAAAGAGTAGTtagactgggtggtgggcactgaggtgggcacttgatgggatgagcattgggtgttattctgtatgttggcaaattgaacaccaataaaaaataaatttattattaaaaatgagtaGTTAGGATATTGtactacaaaataaatattaatgtttttcatttaggCTAAAATAGTAAGATGAAATTTGTCAGGGATGAAaagtattttgactttttaaaaaagtcacatgTACAATATTGAACGGCACTCCATTCTGGGAGCCATCTGTTCAAGGACCCTGTCTATTAAAGGCTTCCCCTAATGGAAGATGATGAACAAGATGACTGGGAAAGAGTCTAGAAGTCAAATCACAAAGAGGAACTGTCAAAAGAGCTAGTGATAGTAAGCCTCtgaggaaagaaaaggggaaaaaaaaaaaaaaaacctctatatTAAAACGGGGAAGTTGGTGCTCTTCAAATATCTAGAGTTGACATACAGGAAAAGGAATGGGCTTGTTCTCCATTGCTGCTCCTTAAGGGAGATCCAGAACCAAAAGGTCCAGATTTCAAGATGACAGATTTCAACTCAGCATACCCCCTACCCCTCAAAAAACCCCGGAGAATAATTATGAACTCTCATTCTTCAAGAAAAGGAACAAGGAAAAGGAGAGTTCCTGCATGTCTGCCTTGGATTTTATAAAGGGTCTTTCTGACCAAAGTGTGTTGGAATGGAAAATCTTGCCAGTCCCTTtcaattcttaaataaataaataaataaataaataaataaataaataaataattttttttttagattttattgatttatttgagagagagagagagagagagggaggagagcacacaagcagggggaactgcaggcagagggaggagaagcaggcaccccacggaacagggatcccaggaccctgggatcatgacctgagccaaaggcagatactcaaccactaagccactcaggcaaaattttttttttttttaaattttgagatagaGCACACGTGTCTGCATGTGTGCAAGCTGGtgggcagggagcagcagagggaggaggagaaagagaatcttaagcaggcttcatgcccaaggCAGACCCCAATCCTGGGCTCaatcaaccctgagatcatgacctgagccaaaaacaggaGTCAGACTcctaaccagctgtgccacccaggtgccatccCCCTTCAATTCTTAAATTCtatgaggacagagggagagatggTTGCAACACCTACCCTTTAAACACCCTTCATTTGGCTTTTACTGGTTTCTAAGCTAAAACAGGTAAACTTTAAGTTGTAGGGAAACATTACTGACTTTTCCCATCTAAGCTCTATTATAGGCTTTGAATGAACTAGAAAAGATACTGCCAAGAAAATGATTCCAATCTCTACATTTCCTACCTgagaggaaataaatgcaaaataaccAAGCAAGTATTAATTAATGACAGGGTGGGAACTACAGTATGCTAAGCgggaaatctgttttatttttttttaagatttttaatttatttattcatgagagatgcagagagaggcagagacatagacagagggaaaagcaggcaccctgcagagagaaaagcaggcaccctgcagagagcctgatgcgggacttgatccaggaccgggatcacaccctgagctgaaggcagatgctcaatcactgagccacccaggcatcccaggaaatcTGTTTTGAACTGGGAATTCACAAACACACCTGAAGCCAATACGGAACAGGTGATACACAGGTATGACTTGGGAGTGTGGACACTAGAAACTGTTAAGTCCTAGCCCCATTCAGCACGGGGTCCATGGTGGGCTTGGGtaataatataaacaaacagAGACCCTAATAATAAGTCACTGTTgctgactcaaaaaaaaaaaaaaaaaaaaaaaaaaagtctgcagaAGATccaggaagaattttaaaatgaagttgtcTTTTTAAAGTCCATGGAACCACCCTAATGCCCCTTCATATACACCCACTTTGTATCCATTATGCCTCTGACCACTGCAAGCAGGAAACAAAGTTTTGGAGTTAAAAGAAACTGGTTTCAAGTTCTGGTTCCACTACATAGCAGCTGAGGGACCATGAACAAGTCATTTAACTCCTTGACGCCTCAGTCTTAGGTAAAATAGGGTATTAACAATCACAATTATTTAAAGGCTCATAGATCCAAATGCAGCATGAAACTGCTGTGTAACCTACATAGCATCACAGAAACCTTAGTGGttgtttttacttaaaagtgGTGGGAACCATCTGGCCATTTTCATCTCCCTGACCTTGCTTCTACCACATTTAGCCTCTCACCAGAAGGCAAAatcaaaaaaaggtaaaactgaCCTTGggataaaataatagtttttacaCCCAGCTGCTCATCAAAATCACTTgggagagcttgttaaaaatagagcttcttCTGCTCCAGACctaatgaatcagaatctctagagaTAACAAGGTGCAGAGCACTGAATGGTCCTGAATGATATAGAGGACAAGTATGGGCACTGGAATATTGAAAATAGAAGCCTGGCTACTTATTCCTCTATGATGTTCAttcaaatgaagttttatttaagtataaaatgtttattctgattttcatccctttttttttcttttcactcgTTCATGTGGTGATTCAGGAGCTTTCAAGacacctaattttaaaatatcaatctcaaaaaaaaatatcaatctcaaaataaataagttaattaataaaataaaataaaatatcaatctCCTTCAACATACTTTCAGGGACACCGCACAAGATAACCACCAATTGGGTTCAAAGTCCCAGCAAAATTCATATGCTCGGTTACTGCCGTGTCAATTCAGTTAGACAATTGTTAATTTCTGCCAACTGCAAAAGTTAACTGCTGATGCTCACAGGGTTGCGTGTTCCTCTTTAAGACACTCCATCACCAGTTATTATGAAGCTGAAAGGAGACTCGGAGTTGAACCAGCCTCAGACATTTCACAGATCAGAAAAATAAGGTGAAGAAGTCTAGAACCAGGACTCCCAGATTCAGCACTTGAGAAGAAAAGACTAACTGTAAAAGACCAACCCTTCCTTAGCAACATGAGAAATGCCATTCCTTTTCCAATGGACTCAcaggctgaattttttttaatcccttcctGTAATTTTGAtgagcccagggctccagggtgaGAACCATATTCTGTCATTTTAATACCGTTACAAAGTAGGTTCTGTAGTCTCACTCACCCAAACCAAACACTCCATCACTATGGTCTTTAGTATAAACCAGATCAGAataaaagcgggggggggggtcgcAGCAACAAGCTTAGTGTCGATGAGGAGTAGGTGCTGACATCATTTAGGAACTGTGAGCTGCAATGAAGCTTTTTCTGACGACCTTAGCCCAGGGACGGCTCTTTCTAAATTGCTAAAGAAGATTCCGCTCCTTTACCCTCCATCGCATCCTGTCACACCTTAGATCAGTCTCCGGACTGTCCAACAGTAAACTATGTGGAGGGGCCCTGACTTCCCACCAGCTCTATCAATCCAGAGCGCTGAGTTGGCAGGTGCTGGACAAAGCATTATGATCCGTTAAGTGTGACTTTCCCTTCGCCCAGTCTACCCAGCAGGTGGTTGCGGCCTCGAAGATCCCAGGAGCCGTCCGGCCCAACGTCTCCAGGCATCAGGCCGGACCCTCCAACCGCCGCCGACCTGGGCACCCCGCCAGAGACTGAGCGCTTCCGAGCTGCCCCGGGCTGCGCCCCGCCGGAAGGACTCGGCCTCTACACCGGCGGACGCCCGAGGCCCCAGCCAGGGTAGCCGGCCTCGCCCAGCCTGGCTGCGCTCCCGCCCGTGCCCCGACGCGGCCCTCACTTGTGCGTCTGCTGGTATAGCGGCTCCATGTCGCCGGCCGCGCCGGGTCCGGCCCTGGCTTCCTCGGAACACGTCCTCACAGAGCCCTTTCCGGTTTCCGGCTTCCGGCTTCCGGTCGCAGGACCCGCCCCCTCCTGCCAGCCAGGGCTGCCCCCACGCGCGCCCGGCTGGCGGTGGTGGCGAGAGAGGAGGAGGATAACGGGAGAAGAGGCCCGGGCAAGAAGGCCAGGTGTAGTCAGAGGCGCTGCGGCAGATCGGGGACGAGGAAACGTGGGTTTGGGCCGGGGGCGGTCTTCAGCATCAGCTCAGGCGTTGACCAGGGCAGTCGGAGAGGACCGACGTGGGGTCCTCAGAGCCCGGCTGCAGCAGAGCAGGTGGATGgatccctgcccttccctgcggTTGGCTTCGCCGTCGACTGCTCCGCTCTGGGATTGGATGGAGATTTCGCTCATCGCTGTAGTGTCTGCCCCGAGCTTCTCCTCTGTCAAATCTGTCCGCTTCCTACCCTCCCCGCccgtccccccctccccattATCCTTCCAATAAACTCACAATGAATGAGCGGTTAGTTACTATGTGTGCAGTGGGGGAAACCGGGCTCCTCTTGCCCTCCAAAGAGGTCGCGGGCTAGGAAGTAAGATAAGTATACAAAGAAGTCCAGACAGGCT
This window contains:
- the GOSR2 gene encoding Golgi SNAP receptor complex member 2 isoform X7; its protein translation is MEPLYQQTHKQVHEIQSHMARLETADKQSLHLENEIQASIDQIFNHLERLEILSSKEPPNKRQNAKLRVDQLKYDVQHLQTALSNFQHRRYAREQQERQREALLSRTFTTNGTQKKILDIANMLGLSNTVMRLIEKRAFQDKYFMIGGMLLTCVLMFLVVQYLT
- the GOSR2 gene encoding Golgi SNAP receptor complex member 2 isoform X2; the encoded protein is MEPLYQQTHKQVHEIQSHMARLETADKQSLHLENEIQASIDQIFNHLERLEILSSKEPPNKRQNAKLRVDQLKYDVQHLQTALSNFQHRRYAREQQERQREALLSRTFTTNDSDTTIPMDDSLQFNSSLQKIHHGMDDLIGGGHSILEGLRAQRLTLKGTQKKILDIANMLGLSNTVMRLIEKRAFQDKYFMIGGMLLTCVLMFLVVQYLT
- the GOSR2 gene encoding Golgi SNAP receptor complex member 2 isoform X3, with the translated sequence MRSSLTWHAWRRQTSSLCTQLFFFLFCAVVENEIQASIDQIFNHLERLEILSSKEPPNKRQNAKLRVDQLKYDVQHLQTALSNFQHRRYAREQQERQREALLSRTFTTNDSDTTIPMDDSLQFNSSLQKIHHGMDDLIGGGHSILEGLRAQRLTLKGTQKKILDIANMLGLSNTVMRLIEKRAFQDKYFMIGGMLLTCVLMFLVVQYLT
- the GOSR2 gene encoding Golgi SNAP receptor complex member 2 isoform X6, with protein sequence MEPLYQQTHKQVHEIQSHMARLETADKQSLHLVENEIQASIDQIFNHLERLEILSSKEPPNKRQNAKLRVDQLKYDVQHLQTALSNFQHRRYAREQQERQREALLSRTFTTNGTQKKILDIANMLGLSNTVMRLIEKRAFQDKYFMIGGMLLTCVLMFLVVQYLT
- the GOSR2 gene encoding Golgi SNAP receptor complex member 2 isoform X1, producing the protein MEPLYQQTHKQVHEIQSHMARLETADKQSLHLVENEIQASIDQIFNHLERLEILSSKEPPNKRQNAKLRVDQLKYDVQHLQTALSNFQHRRYAREQQERQREALLSRTFTTNDSDTTIPMDDSLQFNSSLQKIHHGMDDLIGGGHSILEGLRAQRLTLKGTQKKILDIANMLGLSNTVMRLIEKRAFQDKYFMIGGMLLTCVLMFLVVQYLT